Within Ictalurus furcatus strain D&B chromosome 3, Billie_1.0, whole genome shotgun sequence, the genomic segment cACTTGTTTTCACACAAAACCCGCCCACTTTATTACGATTGGCTTAGAGTTTCCCGCGTTTCTGAACTACAATTGGCTTAAACTACACGATTCGCGCAATGATACGTCCAATCACCGGGCAGCTTGTACTGTGACGTACGAGCCCATAGAAGAACACTGGAAACATTACGggtaggtttaaaaaaaaatagcgcAGTTACTACTAGCATGGACGTCCGTGCTAATGTTACCCAAGCGAACCCTTTAAAAACCAgtacacatttttttgttttaagcaCAAGAAGAAATATCTCTTATCTTTTTACCTGATCCAAATTGTCATCGCTCGCGCTGTCTTCCGAGTCGGAATCAATGACGACCCGACCTTTCCGTTTCTTTACGTTCACCATGGTTAGCTTTGGAGGCTAAGCTACCCGCGGCGGATGCGCTCGTGCTTATTGGACACGAACACAAACGGCGGCGCTAGAGAGgtgcactgcgcatgcgcactagCGAAAGCAGGACCGCGCATGCGCGTTacgtttctgtttattttttcccccccactctCTGACGCACTGACGTCATTTAGCCAATACGGTAAAAACATTCCATTATTTCCCACTCTGATTTGTTCagggttttatttaattattaaactaaaaataaacgttatatggtaattattattattattataaacttcAATAATACGTgttaaataattacatattatattatatatgtacaaaTTACATATGTACGCATCTTACATATTTTTAACGAAATGTTTTATagcataaaaattatatatatatatatatatatacacacacacacaaaatgagagATTTTTCACGTTTTTCTCTGTTTAGAAACCAAGTGTTTGTTTGCAGATGTAAAATCTCCTCTCATTATGTTCATGTATAAcatgaaccccccccccccacacacacacacacactcccccacactcacaccccccccccccctctagAGAGCTTCCGCACTTCACAGGACCGTTTTTCAACATCGCTTTGTTTCCGCACGGACCTTTGACGCGACGGACCGCGATGGCGCCTCACAGAAACGTGAATGTCAGATTGTTTCTTAAAAGTCATATTTCTCTTGACGGTAAAAATAGATTTTGCTTCTAATTTTCAACAAATTGCAAATATGTAAATTGACTCTACATAACAGTGTCACAATTTCCTCGGTGTTATTTCGTGTAAGTTGGCGATGTGTAGCTGTTTTTGCATGCATGCACGTTATGTGTCCGCTGTCATAGTATAGAATTGAGTTAGTAACTTTTTCAGAAGACATTTGAATGCTTTGAGCTCAGAGGCTATGGCCCTGTCAGGGACGGTGCTGAAAACCTCCAGCATCTTCTGGAGGCGTCTCTTTCAGCCGCCCATCACTGGTCCTGTCTCTCTGCACGTCAGGACCGTGTATGAGCGGGACTACCGTAGACCAGGCCAGGCTCCGGACACACGATGGCCCTGGCAGAAGATCCGCTTCGACTTCTCAAAAGGTGTGGACGGGGTAAAGAAGCACTTCGGGCTTCTGAAGGCCGAGTTCATGGAGCGCTGGACGGGGCCCGAGGGCCGGCCCCTGGTAGTGCACATGCTGGAGCAGACGCGCGTGCTGTGGGAGTTCCGTGGCCCCGAGTCGCTCAGTCAATGGGTGGTCACCTCGGACCGGGACATCGGTGGCCGGAGTGAGGCGTACGTGAAGCTGGGGAGGAATAACTCTACCTGCATGCTGTACGGCTCTCTGTGTTCAGCTCCACCCCGGGACGGAGAGACGCGCTACAGCGGATACTGCACCATGCGCTCCAAACAGCCTCGGGTTCGTGCCTGGCACCTTCAGTCCTGATCATTCCCCAAAAGTGTAACAGGGAAGTGAACTGCTGCACATTTCCCTGAAGTAGCGTCACAGGAGGAGCATCTGCTTTAAACCTAAAACACAGTTAGTGTAGTCCTGCTTGGGTTGTTTGATTGAATTcgattttaaaatggaaaattagATGGACGATTGAATAAATAATGTGATTgcattcaataataaaaataattattaaaaataaacctgtAAGATAGGCACGCAGCTAGAATAACAGATGAACTTGCCCTGTTCCCTGTGCCTCTTAATTTAATAAACTAAAGCAGCATGATTGTGATTTTAGTCGTTATAGTGAAACTCTGGTGATGATGGTAACAGTGATTGTGTTTTCAGGCTTCATTCGACCGGAAGAAGCACTTCGATTGGTCCAGCTTCAACACTCTGTATTTGCGTATCCGTGGAGACGGCAGGCCGTGGATGGTGAACGTCTCAGCCGAGACCTACTTCTCTCACCAGAGAGACGACATGTAC encodes:
- the ndufaf1 gene encoding complex I intermediate-associated protein 30, mitochondrial isoform X2 yields the protein MALSGTVLKTSSIFWRRLFQPPITGPVSLHVRTVYERDYRRPGQAPDTRWPWQKIRFDFSKGVDGVKKHFGLLKAEFMERWTGPEGRPLVVHMLEQTRVLWEFRGPESLSQWVVTSDRDIGGRSEAYVKLGRNNSTCMLYGSLCSAPPRDGETRYSGYCTMRSKQPRASFDRKKHFDWSSFNTLYLRIRGDGRPWMVNVSAETYFSHQRDDMYSYFLYTRGGPYWQDVKIPFSKFFLSSRGRVQDDQHPLWLDKLRYCLKKLFNTF
- the ndufaf1 gene encoding complex I intermediate-associated protein 30, mitochondrial isoform X1, coding for MALSGTVLKTSSIFWRRLFQPPITGPVSLHVRTVYERDYRRPGQAPDTRWPWQKIRFDFSKGVDGVKKHFGLLKAEFMERWTGPEGRPLVVHMLEQTRVLWEFRGPESLSQWVVTSDRDIGGRSEAYVKLGRNNSTCMLYGSLCSAPPRDGETRYSGYCTMRSKQPRASFDRKKHFDWSSFNTLYLRIRGDGRPWMVNVSAETYFSHQRDDMYSYFLYTRGGPYWQDVKIPFSKFFLSSRGRVQDDQHPLWLDKVNTIGFTLGDKADGPFQLEIDFIAVCNDRAHTEEFAYELYKRNPEV